In Yarrowia lipolytica chromosome 1F, complete sequence, a genomic segment contains:
- a CDS encoding uncharacterized protein (Compare to YALI0F06974g, similar to uniprot|P38115 Saccharomyces cerevisiae YBR149w ARA1 D-arabinose dehydrogenase large subunit) yields MSITDSFKLNDGHSIPALGLGTASDGNVEEVVYAAIKNGYRHIDTAFIYGSEVDVGKGIKRAIDEELVKRENLFVTTKVWPTFYNRVSESLDISLKDLSLDYVDLLLVHWPVSLLADSDDPRAIYLVNTDGSVRYSDSLDDWITTYKQIEEEKLSGRTKSIGVSNVSEVYLKRLLDQVKTVPAVNQFEIHPYLPQKKEIEFNEKHGILVTAFSPLGSSTGALKLHENPIAVEIAQKHNTSTGSVLINWHVSQKRAVLPKTRSIERVVANGMKVPLDQGDLDKLDKIWLQTGTQRAIGLRWLDKNGDYLGFSEDDIEHKHIWAKD; encoded by the coding sequence ATGTCAATTACCGACTCATTCAAGCTGAACGACGGCCACTCTATTCCTGCTCTAGGACTAGGAACTGCGTCCGATGGCAACGTTGAAGAGGTCGTTTATGCTGCTATCAAAAACGGCTACAGACACATTGATACCGCTTTCATCTATGGATCTGAAGTGGATGTGGGTAAGGGGATCAAGAGGGCAATTGACGAAGAACTAGTCAAACGCGAGAACCTGTTTGTCACCACCAAAGTCTGGCCCACTTTCTACAACCGAGTCAGTGAGTCTCTGGATATTTCTTTGAAGGACCTGAGTCTTGACTATGTTGATCTTCTACTTGTTCACTGGCCTGTGTCTCTTTTGGCGGACTCGGACGACCCCCGTGCTATCTATCTTGTGAATACAGATGGATCTGTGAGGTATAGTGACTCTTTGGACGACTGGATCACGACATACAagcagattgaggaggagaaacTATCTGGCCGAACCAAGTCTATTGGCGTCTCCAACGTCAGTGAAGTGTATCTCAAGCGACTTCTTGATCAAGTGAAAACCGTCCCTGCCGTCAACCAGTTCGAGATCCACCCCTACTTACCCCAAAAGAAAGAAATCGAATTCAATGAAAAGCATGGCATTCTTGTTACAGCCTTTTCTCCTCTGGGATCTTCCACCGGTGCTCTCAAACTACATGAGAACCCCATCGCTGTGGAAATCGCTCAGAAGCACAATACCTCTACTGGCTCGGTACTCATCAACTGGCACGTGTCTCAGAAGCGGGCAGTTCTCCCCAAGACTCGATCCATTGAACGTGTTGTAGCCAACGGTATGAAAGTACCTCTCGACCAAGGTGACCTTGATAAACTGGACAAGATCTGGCTGCAGACGGGTACCCAGAGAGCTATTGGACTCAGGTGGCTAGACAAGAACGGAGATTATCTGGGGTTTTCTGAAGATGATATTGAACACAAGCACATTTGGGCTAAGGACTGA
- a CDS encoding uncharacterized protein (Compare to YALI0F07018g, some similarities with uniprot|P50276 Saccharomyces cerevisiae YGR055w MUP1 high affinity methionine permease), with product MPSQRWTQINQGPDRDSLELASLASSHSDGNEVHSPSSSRNLSPWDSPIGSDFGDDREPLHERTESGHTVESFQLQQSTDVGPQQALDKQKSLTYFNCLALVMGLQVGSGIFSSPGTVDHNAGSIGSAIIVWAVAGVLAWTGACSYTELGSTIPLNGSSQAYLNYVFGSLAGFLFAWAALMVLKPGSAAIIALVFGEYVVKMCIGTDTPAPFWAVTLAALGGLAFVTGLNCFSTKSSTRAGNGFLVLKLGLLLLIFIVGIVGVAKKETRSAQISENWFNGASTKLGNYAVALIAGVWAYDGWDNVNYVTSEMKNFRRDLPRVIHTAMPVVIFCYLLVNLAYFMVLDKEEVRSTQTVAVLLAGRVMGRAGEIIVSLLIALSCLGALNATTFTAGRLAYASAQEGHLPKLFSRLSARNTPIYCILMECTLAAVFIFFGGFESLVMFYGVSSYLFYFVTVASVLVLRFREPELDRPYKTFLTTPIIFCSVALFLISYGFFEKPRQALLSLLFIGSGIPVYFLRHYGYMGVSEPRA from the coding sequence ATGCCCTCTCAACGGTGGACTCAAATCAACCAGGGGCCAGATCGCGACTCATTGGAGCTCGCGTCGTTGGCCTCGTCACACTCGGACGGTAACGAGGTCCATTCACCTTCCTCCTCACGCAACCTGTCCCCCTGGGACTCGCCCATTGGTTCTGATTTTGGAGACGACAGAGAGCCGCTACATGAGCGTACAGAGAGTGGTCACACGGTGGAGTCAttccagctgcagcagagCACGGATGTCGGCCCGCAACAGGCTCTGGACAAGCAGAAATCGCTCACGTATTTCAACTGTCTGGCGCTGGTGATGGGTTTGCAAGTCGGATCGGGCATCTTCTCGTCGCCAGGAACAGTTGATCACAATGCCGGGTCAATTGGCTCGGCGATCATCGTTTGGGCGGTCGCCGGAGTGCTCGCCTGGACTGGAGCCTGCTCATACACCGAACTGGGCTCCACTATCCCTCTGAACGGTTCGTCGCAGGCGTACCTCAACTACGTTTTTGGGTCTCTAGCCGGTTTTCTGTTTGCGTGGGCAGCTCTTATGGTGCTCAAGCCGGGAAGTGCAGCCATCATTGCTCTCGTGTTTGGTGAATACGTGGTCAAAATGTGTATTGGCACAGACACGCCTGCTCCCTTTTGGGCTGTCACTCTGGCAGCTCTGGGCGGACTGGCATTTGTGACCGGCCTCAACTGCTTCAGCACCAAGAGCAGCACCCGGGCTGGAAACGGCTTTCTGGTTCTCAAACTGggtcttctgctgctcattTTCATTGTCGGAATCGTAGGAGTGGCCAAAAAAGAGACCCGGAGTGCCCAAATCAGCGAAAACTGGTTCAACGGTGCATCCACGAAACTCGGCAACTACGCCGTTGCTCTGATTGCCGGAGTCTGGGCCTACGACGGATGGGACAATGTCAACTACGTGACGTCGGAAATGAAGAACTTTCGAAGAGACCTGCCACGTGTCATCCACACGGCGATGCCAGTGGTCATCTTCTGCTACCTGCTGGTCAACCTGGCCTACTTCATGGTGCTGGACAAGGAAGAGGTGCGGTCCACCCAAACGGTGGCTGTGCTGCTGGCAGGACGGGTGATGGGACGTGCAGGAGAAATCATcgtctccttgttgattGCGCTATCGTGTCTTGGCGCGCTCAATGCCACAACCTTTACTGCTGGCCGGTTGGCGTATGCATCTGCTCAGGAGGGACACTTACCTAAACTGTTTTCCCGATTAAGCGCCCGAAACACCCCCATCTACTGCATTTTGATGGAGTGTACCTTGGCGGCTGTCTTCATCTTTTTTGGCGGCTTTGAGTCGCTGGTCATGTTCTACGGAGTGTCTTCGTATCTCTTCTACTTTGTGACCGTGGCTTCCGTCTTGGTGTTGCGGTTCAGAGAACCCGAGCTTGATAGACCGTATAAGACATTTCTCACCACGCCAATCATTTTCTGCTCGGTTGCACTGTTTCTTATTTCCTACGGCTTCTTTGAGAAGCCCAGACAAGCTCTCTTGTCGCTTTTGTTTATTGGTTCAGGAATTCCCGTTTACTTTTTGCGTCATTATGGATACATGGGCGTGAGCGAGCCGAGAGCATGA
- a CDS encoding uncharacterized protein (Compare to YALI0F07040g, weakly similar to uniprot|Q08905 Saccharomyces cerevisiae YOR381w FRE3), producing MTAAGVHELEPTDYRHMLIFLLLLTTAWARPLLTDRGYRWQEACTEALAYVPFESSNPRDISILGTRCHYQPALGSVLLCVHRNTIPEELDWSYRSLIENCEDKGYFLTQTDLFYAWMNASEFEDTAYELPTGPTSGPLVHRPVSVPNDTFATYYHVIDEAIYYTNFASYYSYGLGFFWAVVFFFGVVSNFIAKNAHNVTARFFAGKKTNMVRRHFFMSALGSLKHNVPLSIRRMGIMAVPTRAQFVVTFIYVFAEILYIFIGLAIAPRGLPLKDLQANWVKSIANRSGGMAVTQVPWIFLFAGRNNILMWMTGWGFDTFNVFHRWIARMCVLHSLIHTIAYAMSAHKYNFLEAGLHLPYFKWGIAATVCCVALCVQAFYYFRHWKYEVFLALHIVLALFFLIGVWIHIDMFHWCEYVYAAGAVWVFDRFMRLFRIWWSGVCVVGDFQIADEKQKIMRITIDYSRMWEVYPGAHLYLYVLNSKRVWENHPFTVYQSPQATRDGRLSLMVRAKEGKTKELYNSILDSKMNTVQYNCLVEGPYGNSHPVHKYDTCIIMAGGIGVTAAYAYAVSCLNQERVMGRQKIVFVWVLPTDEALQWFKPELDFLQQFGNVEVQLYFTSKKYRVENEMEKMVFDTPEKNVGSPPPVPKKDSVFVNIMPVSPFERELIPPRNSSLPKHPKLMRSSSRSNTSPAAFGQDQHFRTGSSDTLLNPAKGYFDSLPDRKSTILDYYTEESSPRVRTMDTIYGRRPDMNALLSKHFEECRGTCSVTICAAPAMNDDVRNAVTNNMDKCKGRVDYFEESFSW from the coding sequence ATGACAGCCGCCGGGGTCCATGAGTTGGAACCAACAGACTACCGACACATGCTCATCTTCCTGCTGCTACTGACGACCGCCTGGGCCCGTCCTCTGCTCACAGACAGAGGCTACCGCTGGCAAGAAGCCTGCACGGAGGCCCTGGCATACGTGCCCTTTGAGTCCTCCAATCCCAGAGACATTTCCATTCTGGGAACCCGATGCCACTACCAGCCTGCTCTGGGCTCGGTACTGCTCTGTGTACACAGAAACACCATCccggaggagctggactGGTCGTACCGGTCGCTCATTGAGAACTGCGAAGATAAGGGTTATTTTCTGACTCAAACCGATCTCTTCTACGCCTGGATGAACGCCTCCGAGTTCGAGGACACGGCCTATGAACTGCCCACTGGCCCCACTAGCGGTCCTCTTGTTCACAGACCAGTCTCCGTTCCCAATGACACCTTCGCTACCTACTATCATGTCATTGATGAGGCCATTTACTACACCAACTTTGCAAGTTACTACTCGTACGGACTGGGGTTCTTCTGGGcagtcgtcttcttctttggaGTCGTTTCCAACTTCATTGCCAAAAACGCCCACAATGTCACTGCTCGGTTTTTTGCTGGCAAGAAAACCAACATGGTGCGTCGACACTTTTTCATGTCGGCTCTGGGATctctcaaacacaatgtcCCGCTGTCTATCCGACGCATGGGCATCATGGCCGTCCCCACTCGAGCCCAGTTTGTTGTCACATTCATCTACGTCTTTGCTGAGATCCTCTACATCTTCATTGGGCTCGCCATTGCTCCCCGAGGTCTTCCTCTCAAAGATTTACAGGCCAACTGGGTCAAAAGCATTGCCAATCGCTCGGGAGGCATGGCTGTGACCCAGGTGCCGTGGATTTTCCTCTTTGCCGGTCGTAATAACATCCTTATGTGGATGACTGGATGGGGCTTTGACACCTTCAACGTGTTTCACCGGTGGATTGCGCGAATGTGTGTGCTACACTCACTCATTCACACCATTGCTTATGCTATGAGCGCCCATAAGTACAATTTCCTAGAGGCTGGTCTGCATCTGCCGTACTTCAAGTGGGGCATAGCAGCTACTGTCTGCTGCGTGGCTCTTTGTGTCCAGGCCTTTTACTACTTTCGACATTGGAAGTACGAGGTCTTCCTGGCTCTGCACATTGTCCTGgcgctcttcttccttaTTGGCGTCTGGATTCATATCGACATGTTCCACTGGTGCGAATACGTCTACGCCGCTGGAGCCGTGTGGGTCTTCGACCGGTTCATGCGCCTGTTTCGAATCTGGTGGTCAGGTGTCTGCGTTGTTGGCGACTTTCAGATTGCTGatgagaagcagaagattATGCGAATCACCATCGACTACTCGCGCATGTGGGAGGTCTATCCAGGAGCTCACCTCTATCTCTACGtgctcaactccaagcGCGTGTGGGAAAACCACCCCTTCACTGTCTATCAGTCTCCTCAAGCTACTAGAGACGGACGACTTAGTCTCATGGTGCGGGCCAAGGAAGGCAAGACTAAGGAACTTTACAACTCCATTCTCGACAGCAAAATGAACACCGTCCAGTACAACTGTCTGGTGGAAGGCCCCTACGGCAACTCGCATCCTGTTCACAAGTACGACACCTGCATCATCATGGCAGGTGGAATCGGAGTTACTGCTGCCTACGCCTACGCCGTTTCCTGCCTCAACCAAGAACGAGTTATGGGTCGTCAAAAGATTGTTTTCGTTTGGGTTCTTCCTACTGACGAAGCCCTCCAGTGGTTCAAACCTGAGCTCGACTTCTTGCAGCAGTTTGGCAACGTTGAGGTCCAGCTGTACTTCACATCCAAGAAGTACCGAGTGGAAaatgagatggagaagatggtATTCGACACTCCTGAAAAGAATGTAGGCTCTCCACCTCCGgtgcccaagaaggacagTGTCTTTGTCAACATCATGCCTGTGTCTCCCTTTGAGCGAGAACTTATCCCCCCTCGAAATAGCAGTCTGCCCAAACATCCCAAGCTGATGCGATCGTCTTCTCGATCAAATACCAGTCCAGCTGCCTTTGGACAAGACCAACATTTCCGAACTGGCTCTTCAGATACCCTACTTAACCCCGCAAAAGGCTACTTTGACTCACTTCCCGATAGAAAATCGACCATTCTTGACTACTACACTGAGGAGTCGAGCCCCAGAGTCCGGACTATGGACACCATTTACGGACGACGACCCGACATGAACGCTCTACTCAGCAAACACTTTGAAGAGTGTCGAGGGACCTGTTCCGTCACCATCTGCGCTGCTCCTGCCATGAACGACGACGTCAGAAACGCAGTCACTAACAACATGGACAAGTGCAAGGGCCGAGTTGATTACTTTGAGGAGTCTTTTAGTTGGTGA
- a CDS encoding uncharacterized protein (Compare to YALI0F07062g, similar to uniprot|Q07824 Saccharomyces cerevisiae YLL028w TPO1 polyamine transport protein): MDLEKQHYDESSGQSEANDIMNDSGDEQKQAAEPEVLQRDEHDAVASLGPVDTRGSGMSQEEALSQILSHPRHRETNAPLPPMGNGKEYPPLLPSRDAYLVGFDGPNDPLHPFNWPLRQKLMISCVLGFSTFVVTWGSAVFAPASPHIAKQYGVIQEVTTLGISLYVFGFATGPVVWAPLSELFGRKLPICISAFMIMCFTFGVAAAKDLQTIMLCRFFASCTGSAPLVVVAAAFADIYNNKQRGIAVLMFASVVFIGPIIAPVVGGFISESYLGWRWTMYITGIMAALGAILAVAFYKESYHPMLLTQRAKELRERTGNWGIYASQEVVELDLHAIISQNLVRPIKMLFTEPILLLITIYTSFIYGILYLFLEAYPIVFIEGYKMSPTIGELPYLGVLVGFIFSCLFGCFIFEPRYIAAVERNNGKPVPEARLIFMMSGAITFPIGIFWFTWSGNYHEHVHWAVPTVSGLFSGYGLMSIFVAALNYIVDSYLIVAASALAANTFMRSIFAGVFPLFAGYMFHAMHVNWAGLLIGLVACALAPVPFLFYIYGQRIRRSSKYAFDLS; this comes from the coding sequence ATGGATCTCGAAAAACAACACTACGACGAGTCCTCGGGCCAGTCTGAAGCAAACGATATTATGAACGACTCTGGCGACGAACAGAAGCAAGCAGCTGAGCCTGAGGTGCTACAGCGAGACGAGCACGATGCCGTTGCAAGTCTGGGTCCCGTTGATACTCGAGGCTCAGGCATGTCACAGGAAGAGGCCCTCTCCCAGATCCTCTCACATCCTAGACACAGAGAAACAAACGCTCCTCTGCCACCAATGGGCAACGGTAAGGAGTACCCACCGCTGCTGCCTTCTCGAGATGCCTACCTGGTGGGCTTCGATGGTCCCAATGACCCTCTGCATCCATTTAACTGGCCTCTTCGACAAAAGCTGATGATCTCGTGCGTGTTGGGCTTTTCGACTTTCGTCGTCACCTGGGGCTCGGCCGTGTTTGCGCCCGCATCCCCTCACATTGCCAAACAGTATGGCGTCATCCAGGAAGTCACCACTCTGGGTATCTCACTCTATGTTTTTGGTTTCGCGACAGGCCCCGTTGTGTGGGCTCCCCTGTCCGAGCTGTTTGGTCGAAAGCTGCCCATTTGCATTTCCGCCTTCATGATCATGTGCTTCACCTTCGGAGTGGCTGCCGCCAAAGACCTCCAGACAATCATGCTGTGCCGATTCTTTGCATCTTGTACCGGTTCCGCTCCCTTGGTCGTGGTGGCTGCTGCCTTTGCTGATatctacaacaacaagcAGCGAGGTATCGCTGTGCTCATGTTTGCCTCTGTCGTCTTTATTGGCCCTATTATCGCTCCTGTGGTTGGAGGTTTCATTTCCGAGTCCTACCTCggatggagatggaccATGTACATCACCGGAATCATGGCCGCTCTGGGCGCCATTCTAGCAGTTGCCTTTTACAAGGAGTCATACCACCCAATGCTGCTGACACAGCgagccaaggagctgcgaGAGCGAACCGGAAACTGGGGCATCTACGCTTCCCAGGAGGTTGTCGAGCTCGACCTACACGCCATCATCTCTCAGAACCTGGTGCGGCCCATCAAGATGCTCTTCACCGAGCCCATCCTGCTGCTCATCACCATCTACACCTCCTTCATCTACGGTATTCTCTACCTCTTCCTGGAGGCCTACCCCATTGTCTTCATCGAGGGCTACAAGATGTCCCCCACCATTGGCGAGCTGCCCTACCTGGGAGTCCTGGTCGgcttcatcttctcgtGCCTGTTCGGTTGCTTCATCTTCGAGCCCCGATACATTGCTGCCGTGGAACGAAACAACGGCAAGCCCGTGCCTGAGGCCCGTCTCATCTTCATGATGTCTGGAGCTATCACCTTCCCTATTGGAATCTTCTGGTTCACCTGGAGCGGAAACTATCACGAACACGTCCACTGGGCCGTCCCCACCGTCTCCGGTCTCTTTTCTGGCTACGGTCTCATGTCCATTTTCGTGGCTGCCCTAAACTACATTGTTGATTCCTACCTCATTGTTGCTGCCTCTGCTCTGGCCGCCAACACCTTCATGCGATCCATCTTCGCAGGAGTCTTCCCTCTCTTCGCTGGATACATGTTCCATGCCATGCACGTCAACTGGGCCGGTCTGCTAATTGGTCTCGTGGCCTGTGCTCTGGCCCCTGTTCCATTCCTTTTCTACATCTACGGCCAGCGAATCCGACGATCCTCCAAGTACGCCTTTGACTTGTCCTAG